One genomic segment of Panicum virgatum strain AP13 chromosome 2N, P.virgatum_v5, whole genome shotgun sequence includes these proteins:
- the LOC120661740 gene encoding uncharacterized protein At4g14342, with translation MQASDRFNINSQLEHLQAKYVGTGHADLTRFEWAVNIQRDSYASYIGHYPMLAYFAIAENESIGRERYNFMQKMLLPCGLPPERDED, from the exons ATGCAG GCTAGCGATCGGTTCAACATAAATTCTCAGCTTGAGCATCTTCAAGCCAAATATGTTGGCACAGGACATGCGGACTTGACCAGATT TGAATGGGCTGTAAACATTCAGAGGGACAGCTATGCCTCTTATATTGGGCACTATCCAATGTTGGCATATTTTGCTATTGCTGAAAATGAATCAATTGGAAGAGAGCGTTACAATTTTATGCAG AAAATGCTGCTTCCATGCGGCCTCCCTCCTGAGAGAGATGAAGACTGA